A genomic stretch from Candidatus Stygibacter australis includes:
- a CDS encoding ABC transporter permease produces MHISENISSSLRNIFEHKMRSALTLLGIVIGVFAVITMFSAVNGIKSMVMKNMEQLGWNNSLLLYPGEEGNSTSTVSSRHRRFMYINRSKKPLSFDDYEILSHQVETKYTYGMIERWERAPGFQGHKSDWVRVNATNNDFFHSKSYEIAEGRLFNRMEDSDALKVCILGYNFARKNFPDGALGQYLKAGNMRYRIIGVLGEDQLNYTAGMNFNRWERERDLNAVYIPLSTAARYLSSNGAISYIYFQAYGDHDFPIMKNAIRQTMLIQHNMSHDFQFNDVGAFMFKITDELKDMMKKLNITLSTIASISLIVGGIGLFSTLLISISERMKEIGIRKSIGATEFDVFFLFLSESIILAVIAASIGTLISKTVIMIISNALNQQFELPWQGIALGFGFSILIGIVSGAYPAFKASRINPITAIYFND; encoded by the coding sequence TCCAGCAGTCTGCGTAATATATTTGAACACAAGATGAGAAGTGCTCTCACATTGCTTGGTATTGTGATTGGCGTATTTGCAGTGATTACTATGTTCTCCGCCGTGAATGGTATCAAAAGTATGGTAATGAAAAACATGGAACAACTCGGCTGGAATAATTCATTGCTTTTATATCCTGGTGAAGAAGGTAATTCCACTTCCACTGTTTCCAGTCGTCACAGACGCTTTATGTATATCAACCGCTCTAAAAAACCTCTTTCTTTTGATGATTATGAAATACTTTCACATCAAGTGGAAACCAAATATACTTACGGCATGATCGAGCGCTGGGAACGTGCACCTGGGTTTCAAGGTCATAAATCAGATTGGGTTCGGGTAAATGCCACCAACAATGACTTCTTTCATTCAAAAAGCTATGAAATTGCTGAAGGAAGATTATTTAACCGGATGGAAGATTCAGATGCTTTAAAAGTATGTATTCTGGGATATAATTTTGCCAGAAAGAATTTTCCTGATGGAGCACTTGGTCAATACCTGAAAGCTGGAAATATGCGATATAGGATTATTGGAGTTCTGGGAGAAGATCAACTGAATTACACTGCTGGAATGAATTTTAATCGTTGGGAACGAGAGCGAGATCTAAATGCTGTTTATATTCCGCTATCTACTGCAGCTAGATATCTTTCTTCCAATGGGGCAATAAGTTACATTTATTTCCAGGCGTATGGTGATCATGATTTCCCGATCATGAAAAATGCTATCCGCCAGACAATGCTGATACAGCATAACATGTCTCATGATTTCCAGTTCAATGATGTAGGTGCATTTATGTTCAAGATCACCGATGAGCTTAAAGATATGATGAAAAAGCTCAATATTACGCTATCCACAATCGCTTCCATATCGCTGATCGTGGGAGGAATTGGTTTATTCAGTACTCTGCTTATCTCAATCAGTGAGCGGATGAAAGAGATTGGCATCCGTAAAAGTATTGGAGCCACAGAATTTGATGTATTTTTCCTTTTTCTCTCTGAATCAATAATCCTGGCAGTGATTGCTGCTTCCATCGGTACCCTGATTTCCAAAACTGTTATTATGATAATCTCTAATGCCTTAAACCAGCAATTTGAATTACCCTGGCAGGGAATCGCTCTTGGATTTGGATTTTCAATATTAATAGGTATAGTGAGTGGAGCTTATCCAGCCTTCAAAGCCAGCAGGATCAATCCCATAACAGCAATATATTTTAACGATTAA
- a CDS encoding ATP-binding cassette domain-containing protein, with amino-acid sequence MITVDELTKEFPQKEGDNLKAVDNLSFSANAGEIVVLLGVNGAGKTTTMRMLSTVLQPTSGRASVCGYDLLKSPQEIRRRLGFLSGDTGLYRRLTARELITYFGKLYDMKTSRIKERIELINEMLDMHDFLDKKIDSLSTGMRQKVSIARSIVHDPPVMIFDEATAGLDILTAKNIINFIHSCKTEGKCVLFSTHIMREAERIADRIVMIHRGRLLKEGTWEEMKEDTDKADLDDIFIDYVSRCDAPKVIEENELD; translated from the coding sequence TTGATTACAGTTGATGAATTAACTAAGGAATTTCCCCAAAAAGAGGGTGATAATCTTAAGGCAGTAGATAATTTATCTTTTTCGGCAAATGCTGGTGAGATAGTAGTATTATTAGGTGTGAATGGAGCAGGGAAAACTACTACAATGCGTATGCTTTCCACAGTATTGCAGCCCACATCAGGCAGAGCTTCCGTGTGTGGGTATGACCTTCTGAAATCACCTCAGGAAATTCGTAGAAGATTAGGCTTTCTCTCTGGTGATACCGGCTTATATCGAAGACTTACTGCTCGTGAACTCATTACCTATTTTGGCAAATTATATGATATGAAAACATCCCGAATCAAGGAACGCATTGAATTGATCAATGAAATGCTGGATATGCATGATTTTCTTGATAAAAAAATAGACAGTTTATCTACGGGAATGCGGCAGAAGGTTTCCATAGCCCGTTCGATTGTCCATGATCCTCCGGTGATGATATTTGATGAAGCCACTGCGGGATTGGATATTCTCACCGCCAAGAACATAATCAATTTTATTCATTCCTGTAAGACTGAAGGAAAATGCGTATTATTTTCCACGCATATTATGCGGGAAGCAGAAAGAATTGCTGACAGGATCGTCATGATACACCGGGGTAGATTGCTTAAAGAAGGCACCTGGGAAGAAATGAAAGAAGATACTGACAAAGCTGACCTGGACGATATATTTATTGATTATGTCTCTCGTTGCGATGCTCCAAAGGTAATTGAAGAAAATGAACTGGACTAA
- a CDS encoding ABC transporter permease subunit/CPBP intramembrane protease, which translates to MNWTKILVIFRKEMLDLFRDRRTIITSIILPIVLYPFISIFVATIATRQDTKLQEAEKIIYIYDQVNSQDSNELISKLNTEESFKVIKTDKQGWNNQFKELVENNDIQAFLSLRDTISGGYERLQIEAYFNNTDEKSQKAYSKIRDIAEHTKWEIVSRRLNDLDISTEILQAIEMEPINIAPPQKILGALLGKFLAYMLIILTISSGAVVASDLVAGEKDRGTLETILVSAASRLELVAGKFLTIISFSFITVFMNLFSMYISTRHILGMADMDMSQVQMPIVSFMLIFVAMVPLAVLFAAIQLSLSTWSRNVKECSSYQTPLLLIGMMFSMISAFPGFELNYGYALIPIINFSLLLKELLLGDLNVGHYLTVIISTLVLAGVSVMISIYLFKKENVLFRTAEEKSLKFWGKQKGDIFSTQFVIGVFFLVLLLFYYLGTPWQTKDLFSGLIKTEVLLVLLPVLLIYKLSRTNIKKAARLQGTNPLNFLLAAAAAIPGFFISAYSMQIVNYLYPIPESYLESMQKIMQLHELPLWQTIFIIALLPAICEEMLFRGYVIRGFEKSGNWKAILISGMLFGLFHLDFFRLLPTALMGIWLGYLLIKTKSIFITMLAHALHNSSTVALSKWGDQIPFMANIMKTGEIPFSLLIFSIAAIIFIGWLLHRINTTEEFPRELSTG; encoded by the coding sequence ATGAACTGGACTAAGATACTGGTTATTTTTAGAAAAGAGATGCTTGATCTCTTTAGGGATCGACGAACTATTATCACATCGATAATACTGCCAATTGTCCTCTATCCCTTCATCAGCATTTTTGTTGCCACGATTGCTACCAGGCAGGATACAAAACTCCAGGAAGCAGAGAAGATCATCTATATATATGACCAGGTAAATTCTCAGGATTCTAATGAACTGATATCAAAATTAAATACTGAAGAAAGTTTTAAAGTGATAAAGACCGATAAACAGGGTTGGAACAATCAGTTCAAAGAACTTGTTGAAAATAATGATATACAAGCCTTCCTTTCGCTACGGGATACTATCAGCGGTGGATATGAAAGGCTGCAAATTGAAGCATATTTTAATAATACTGATGAAAAAAGTCAGAAAGCATATTCAAAGATCAGGGATATCGCTGAACATACTAAATGGGAGATAGTTAGCCGCAGATTAAATGATCTGGATATTTCAACCGAAATACTGCAAGCAATTGAGATGGAACCTATAAATATTGCCCCACCGCAAAAGATACTGGGAGCTCTGTTAGGTAAATTTCTGGCTTATATGCTGATCATATTGACCATTTCCAGCGGTGCAGTTGTGGCATCTGATCTGGTGGCAGGTGAAAAGGATAGAGGAACTCTGGAGACGATATTAGTGAGTGCTGCCAGCCGATTGGAACTGGTGGCAGGAAAATTCCTCACAATAATCTCTTTTTCCTTTATCACGGTATTTATGAACCTTTTCAGTATGTATATTTCTACCCGGCACATTCTTGGAATGGCAGACATGGATATGAGCCAGGTTCAAATGCCTATTGTGAGCTTCATGCTTATCTTTGTCGCTATGGTTCCCCTGGCAGTATTATTTGCTGCCATCCAGCTATCCCTCTCCACCTGGTCACGAAATGTCAAAGAATGCTCATCTTACCAGACACCTCTTCTATTGATTGGTATGATGTTTTCCATGATCAGTGCTTTCCCCGGATTTGAACTGAATTACGGCTACGCTCTGATCCCTATCATTAATTTCTCACTCCTGTTGAAAGAATTACTTCTGGGTGATCTGAATGTTGGTCATTATCTTACTGTGATCATCTCCACCCTGGTTCTGGCTGGTGTGAGTGTGATGATCAGCATCTATCTCTTTAAAAAAGAAAATGTGCTCTTTAGAACCGCTGAAGAAAAAAGCCTGAAATTCTGGGGCAAACAAAAGGGTGATATTTTCTCAACTCAGTTTGTCATTGGTGTTTTTTTCCTGGTTCTGCTGCTCTTTTATTATCTGGGAACACCCTGGCAAACCAAAGACCTGTTTTCCGGCTTGATAAAAACTGAAGTACTCCTTGTACTTCTGCCAGTGCTTTTGATCTACAAACTTTCGCGAACTAATATCAAAAAAGCTGCCCGGCTGCAAGGAACTAATCCTCTGAACTTCTTACTAGCTGCTGCTGCTGCAATCCCGGGATTTTTTATCTCAGCCTATTCCATGCAAATAGTAAATTACCTCTACCCTATTCCAGAATCATACCTGGAAAGCATGCAGAAAATCATGCAATTGCATGAACTGCCCCTCTGGCAAACTATCTTTATAATTGCTCTTTTACCAGCTATCTGTGAAGAGATGCTTTTCCGCGGATATGTGATCAGAGGTTTTGAAAAATCTGGTAACTGGAAAGCTATTTTAATTTCTGGCATGCTCTTTGGACTTTTCCATCTTGACTTCTTCCGCCTGCTTCCTACTGCCCTGATGGGTATCTGGCTGGGTTATCTACTGATAAAAACAAAAAGTATTTTTATCACTATGCTGGCTCATGCCCTGCATAATTCCTCTACAGTAGCATTATCAAAATGGGGTGATCAAATCCCCTTCATGGCGAATATCATGAAAACCGGCGAGATTCCGTTCAGTCTGCTGATTTTCAGTATTGCTGCTATTATTTTTATTGGCTGGCTTTTGCATAGGATAAATACTACGGAAGAGTTTCCTCGTGAACTATCAACCGGATAA
- the recO gene encoding DNA repair protein RecO, giving the protein MNYQPDNLYQGIILKKVIYRETSIICNILTPQDGKITLLAKGVRQPKNPNFGLLQILAELEFSTHRKKDSEWHILKTCELQKTYENPNFHTTAVLQAGAELFDQMIIPAQETTTYFTLLKNYLSYSQKFDNNSIALFWRLLLRLFELNGITLDLMHCVSCGRETSLFNGYHFQKQGFICSQCENDTFPLMIETLTTEERELLKILPSIGNKLHEISISSSAATQITRILMSHLNLHFNDHFNLKSLKLINST; this is encoded by the coding sequence GTGAACTATCAACCGGATAATCTTTATCAAGGTATTATTCTAAAAAAAGTCATCTATCGCGAAACAAGTATTATCTGCAATATTCTCACTCCACAGGATGGCAAGATCACATTACTGGCAAAAGGTGTAAGACAACCAAAAAATCCTAACTTCGGTTTATTGCAGATACTGGCAGAACTGGAATTCTCTACTCATAGAAAAAAAGACTCTGAATGGCATATCCTGAAAACCTGTGAACTCCAAAAAACCTATGAAAATCCCAACTTTCATACTACTGCCGTGCTTCAGGCTGGAGCTGAGCTCTTTGATCAGATGATCATCCCTGCCCAGGAAACCACTACTTATTTTACCCTACTCAAAAACTACCTTAGCTATTCTCAAAAATTTGATAATAACTCAATTGCCCTTTTCTGGCGACTGCTGCTGAGGTTATTTGAACTAAATGGCATCACTCTTGACCTCATGCACTGCGTTTCCTGCGGTAGAGAAACATCCCTATTTAACGGCTATCACTTCCAAAAGCAGGGATTTATATGTTCCCAATGTGAAAATGACACTTTCCCGCTAATGATTGAAACTCTGACAACCGAAGAAAGGGAATTATTAAAGATCCTGCCATCAATTGGTAACAAGCTGCATGAAATCTCAATATCTTCCTCAGCTGCCACACAAATCACCCGCATTCTAATGTCACATCTGAACCTTCATTTCAATGATCACTTTAATCTCAAAAGCCTAAAACTTATTAATTCAACT